Below is a genomic region from Desulfobotulus pelophilus.
AGTGGTTGAAAGGCATTGTGAAGGTTTCGTCTGTTCCGTTTCAGGGTGCTGGAAAAATACGATTCGGTTTTATCGGCCGCACAAGGGAATCGGCCTGAAGCGGGTTATGGCAGCTTTTACGGGCCAGCAGATCCATGGCGGGGTGTTTGGTCCTGCCTATTCCGGGTGCAGGCAGGGCCTTCTTTACATACGGATGCGTCCCCTACGGAAAGAATGAGCTGGGTTGCGGGTTTCGATGACAGTGAATTTGTACACAGATACGGATAAAGTCTCAAGGGGTGATTTGTGTACTCCTTGCGTTCATGGCCTGGCAGTGGTCAGGCAGGGCAAGGATTTTCTTTGCGGCAAATGCGGCAGATACCGCAGTCCTTCATGGGGCAGGGAGGGCTGGCAAGGGCGTTTCTGGACTTCAGCAGTTCGTTTTCCAGAAAAGGCCTGTAAATGCCATTGTCAATAATTTCCCATGGGAGATAATCCGTAAAACTGCGCTCTCCAAGGAGGTCTGTGGGATCCAGCCCGATGGACCGGCATGCCCTTGCCAGATGACCCTTTTCCTGCCAGAGGGCAATGACCAGCCGGGAGATATCCCTGTCTCCTCTGGCCAGGAGAGCCTGAAGAATGCTGTTCCTGGGGTTTTCATCATGGAAACGGATGTTGGGAACGGGTGCAAAGCTTTTGCGAAGATATTTCAGAATTTTTTTCAGATGGGCTTCGGTCTGCATGGCTGACCACTGAAAAGGAGTGAAGGGTTTGGGAACGAAGGGGGAAACACCAACGGTGATGGTGCCCATATACCCTTTTTTACGGCTGGCGTCCAGAAAGCGTGCCTTGATGGCAAGAACAAGATTGTGAAGGGCTGTGATGTCTTCCTGTGTCTCTTCGGGCAGGCCGATCATAAAGTAAAGCCGGATATTGGGTATCCCTGCCGTGACAAGTCTTTCCGCGGCATGCAGTATGGTATGTGCATCCAGCCCTTTATTGATTACCCGCCGCATTCTTGAACTGCCTGCTTCGGGAGCAATGGTGGCCGTTTTGACGCCGCCTGCCACCAGAGCATCAAGAAGGGCAGGGGTGATGGCGTCGGCACGCAGGGAGCTGAAACTTAATACCAGCTCACCCGTTCGGGCAGTGGCACAGATGCGGTCAATGTCTTTCAGGTCTGAAACAGCCGTTCCCATAAGGCCGATTTTCATGTTGCGTGCTTTGCCGCTGGCCATGGCTTTTTCCAGAACATCCATACGGCGGAAACGGGGCGGGCGGTATACGAAACCGGCGGAGCAGAAGCGGCAGCCATGGGGACATCCCCGACTTACTTCAATGAGAAAGGTGTCGGCAAATGCACTGTCAGGAGAAGTGATCACACTGCAGGTTGCATGGTCGGCTGCATGGGGATCGAAAACCCGTTTGATGGTTTTTGGCATACCCTCTTCCGCCTTGTATCCGCTGATGCGGCCTGTTTTGTCCCGCAGCGGGGCATAGAATGCGGGAGCATAGACTCCGTCCATTTCTTTTGCCATATGACGGATGCAGTCCGTTCGGCTGAGGTGGCGGTAGCGGGCAAAGAGGTCAAAAAAAGGGTGGGTCAGAACTTCCGCCTCGCCAATAAGGAAAAGGTCAAAAAAGTCTGCGAGGGGCTCCGGGTTGAGGAAGGTGACCACACCTCCGGCAATGATGAGCGGAAAGTTTTCTGTGTTCCTTTTTTCTCTGAGAACGGGGATTCCGCTTCCGTGTAAAATGTCCGGAATGTTCGGATAATCGTTTTCAAAGGAAAGGGAAAAGGCCAGGATGTCGCACTCTTCCGGGGACCAGCCTGACTCTATGCTGCGGATTGTTTCTTTTTCAGGGTTCGGAGGCAGAACAAAACGCTCACAGACCACTTCGTCGCGTTGATTAAAGAGGGCGTATACGGCCTGAAAGCCTAGATTGGCCATGGCAACGGCATAGGTGTTGGGAAAAACAAGGCCCACCCGCACCCTTCCCCTGCTATCCTTGCGGATGGTACCGGTTTCGGTCACAGGAGGGGGCGGTGCAGGGGCGTTCTTTCTGGCCATGGGCATTTCCCGAAGCAGCCCTTCTGGCAAACCAAAGGACTTTGATCAGGGATCTTCACCCCGTTTTACGGATGAAGGTCTCTGGAGGTTTAACAGGCAGCGGACAAGATCCCGGATCTTCAGTCTGCCTTTCGGCGTAAAAAAGTGGGGATCTCCAGGTCATCCCTGTCTATGCTTCCTTTTTTTATTTCCGGAATATTGTCCTGCAGAGAGCTTGATATATCATCGCCCACAGCCTTTTTCCGATAAATTACACCGGAGTCATGAATGTTTGGGTTCTCGAGATCTTCAGGAGTCAGATCCCGGACCTTGCCCCGGGTGGAAGCTCCGGCATTGCGGGTGGCATGAGCCCGGTGGGGAATGACATTGGCTGCTCTGGCCTGCATTTCTTCCTTGGTGCCGATGCCTGTGGCAATAACGGTAATCCGAAGTTCCTCGCCGAGGTTTTCGTCGATGGCGTGACCCCAGATGATTTCCGCTTCATCGCCGACTTCCTCATAGATACGATCCATGGCTTCTGTCATTTCATCCATGGTGAGTTCGCTGGTGGAGGTGATATTCATCAGCAGGCCTTTGGCACCGGAAATGGAAATATCTTCCAGCAGTGGATGACTGATGGCGCGCTCTGCTGCTTCCACGGCCCTGTTTTCTCCCGCAGCAATACCGATTCCCATGAGAGCCATGCCTGCTTTGCTCATGGTGGTGCGCACATCCGCAAAATCGAGGTTTACAAGGCCCGGAACCATGATGAGATCCGTGATCCCTTTGACAGAATGGTGAAGAATTTCATCGGCCTTCTTGAACATATCCACCATGCGGGCATTTTTATGGGCAATGCCCCGGAGCCTGTCATTGGGGATGGTGATGACCGTATCGGCTACATTTTTCAGCTCCTCGAGGCCTTCTTCCGCCTGACGAAGGCGTTTTTTTCCTTCGAAGCTGAACGGTCTGGATGCTACGGCCACGGTCAGGGCACCCAGTTCTTTGGCAATCCGTGCCACCACAGGTGCTGCGCCTGTGCCAGTTCCGCCGCCAAGACCTGCTGTGATGAAGACCATGTGGCTGTCCTTCAGGGCTTCACGGATTTCCGCTTCGCTTTCCGTAGCGGCTTCGTGTCCCACACTGGGGTTGGCACCCGCCCCGAGGCCTTCGGTCAGGGTACTGCCCAGCTGAATTTTAACCGGTGCTTTGGAAATGTCCAGAGCCTGGGCATCTGTGTTGGCTGCAATGAACTGGACGCCCTGAAGATTGGCATCAATCATGTTGTTGATGGCGTTACCGCCTGCGCCTCCAACTCCGATGACTTTAATTTTTGCCGTTTTTTCATTTTCTACATAGGTGAAGCTCATATTGCCTCCTTTTTGCATTCCCCGTTTTGGGCTTCAAAAAGCATCGCGTCGTATGGTCTGGGCCGGTCCGGATCGGATAAAAAACGATACGGGCTCAGGCCTGGCTTATAAGAAAATATCTGTCTGAAAGGGCTAGATGGCATTTTTGAACCATTCTTTCATTTTTGTAAGAACGGTGGCAAAAGTGCCTTTTTCTCTTACTTTCATCTGGCAGTTTTCATCCTGCTTGGCACCGTACAGTACCAGGCCCACGGCAGTGGCGAAGTTGGGATCCTGAATGACATCCTTCAGGCCACCAACGCCCCTTGGGTTCCCGATGCGTGCGGGCAGGTTGAAAAATGATTCGCAGAGATCGGTGATGCCGTGCAGCATGGCTCCGCCTCCCGTGAGAACAATGCCGGAGGAGATATGGCTTTCCATTCCTGCCCGGTAAATTTCTCTTTTGAGCAGGCTGAAAATTTCTTCGACCCTGGGCTCAATGATTTCTCCTAAAATTTGCCGGGGGAGTTTGCGGGATTCACGGCCGGCCATGCCGGGAACTTCTATCTGCTGCTCAGGGCTGATTTCTCCGGAAAGACAGGTGCCATGCTGGATTTTAATACGTTCCGCATCGGCAATGGGCGCCCTGAGCCCGATGGCAATGTCATTGGTGAGGTTGTTGCCGCCCAGGGGCAGAATAAAGGTATGACGAATGTTGTTCCCGGAAAAGACGGCCAGATCCGTGGTGCCGCCTCCAAGGTCCATCATGGCGGTGCCCAGTTCACGCTCTTCGGCGGAAAGCACCGTTTCTCCGGATGCCAGCGATTCAAGGACGATATCGATGACTTCCAGTCCTGCTTTGTTGCAGCACTTAACAATGTTGTGAGCCGAGGCTACGGCTCCGGTCACGATATGGATTTTGGTTTCCAGCCGGACTCCTGCCATGCCCACCGGGTTTTGAATACCGAAATGGTCATCCACAATAAATTCCTGGGGCAGAACATGAATGACTTCCCGGTCCGTCGGGATGGCAACGGCGCGGGCGGCCTCTATGACCCTTTCCACGTCCGCTTCCGTTACTTCTGGCCCTTTAATGGCAATGATGCCATGGGAATTGAATCCGGTTATGTGGCCACCAGCAATCCCGGCATAGACCCGGCTGATTTCACATCCAGCCATCAGTTCGGCCTCTTCCACAGCTTTACGGATGGAGGATACTGTGGCATCAATATTGACCACAACCCCCTTGCGCAATCCTATGGAGGGATGGGTGCCAATACCGATGATATGGATTTCGTTCCCGGAGACCTCACCCACCACGGCACATATTTTGGTGGTTCCGATGTCCAGGCCTACAATAATATCGCCATTTGCGTTCACACGTCCCTCCTTTTTCTTCCGGCTTTATGCTGCAGCCGGTATAACGACCACCCGGTCCGGCCGGACGAGATCGATGGTATCTACAGCCTCTGTATGGTGATGGGTTCTGCGATAATGGAGCAGAACGCGGAGTCTTCGGGTTTTTTCCTCATAGTCGGAGAAGCCGAATATAATTTGAGAGGCAATATCCGTATCCGCCAGGCCCAGCCCCAGTTCGGGATCTACCCAGAGAGAAACGGTATCCGAACGGTGGTCAAGTACCACCGGTGGTGTGTGCATCAGTGTTATCAGTGTCCTGACTCTGGTAAACCAAAGGGCATTCTCATCCGCATCCGGGAGGGGAAGCCCCCTGACCCTTGGATAATTTTTCGGATCCTCTTCGGACACTTGTTTAAAGATTCTGCCGCTGCTATCTGCCCAAAAAGCTGAATCCGGTGCAAAGGCAGGCTCAAGAATGACATAGGGTTTCTCTTCCTGTACTTCTATTTCAAGAGTGCCGGGCAGTTTTCGGTTCAGGGCTGCTTTGTGGATCCATGGATGGTTTTCCAGCCGCATCCTTACGTGGCGGAGATTCAGGTCCAGAAGATTGGCTTTGTGATGGATGGCGGCCTGTTCCAGAACGCTTTGGCGATCCAGGAAATCCGTTCCGCTGATCCGAATACTGCGAACCTCAAAATAGGCGGACTGAGTTGTCAGATCATGCAGAAAAATCAGAAGTATGGCCAGTGTCAGCACACCGGCGCAGCGTACAGTCCAGCGTCGGATGGTACCGGGTATGAGCAGGGGACGACTTTCCTTTCTTTTGCGGTTGGGTTTCGTCTTTTTCCCTTTGGCATGGAAGGAAGTTTTCTCAGACCGGAGTGTTTTCGCCGACAATGCGGACCTCCCTTTCCAGTGTAATTCCTTTTGTTGCCAGAACGGTTTCCTGTATGCATGCCATGAGTGAGAGAATATCCGAAGCCTGGGCGCTGCCCTGGTTGATGATGAAATTGGCGTGCCTGGGGGATACCATGGCGGCGCCCCTGCTGGTTCCTTTCAGCCCTGCTTCGTCGATCAGCCGTCCTGCCGGCAGGCAAGGATCTGGGTTTTTAAAAATACAGCCTGCGGAAGCCGCATCTACGGGCTGACTGGCCTTGCGCAGGACAAGGGCTTTATGAATTTTCTGCCTGAGTACGGCGGGGTTTTCCGGCTGAAGTTCCCAGCGGGCCTCCAGAAGAATACGGTTTTCAGGGGCTGTCCCGTCATTCCATCGGAACAGCCGGTAGCCGAATGAAAAATCTTTTTTGCCCAGAATACGGATACGACCGTCTTTTTCACATATGGTCAGGCTCTGCAGGTGGTCACAGGCGGATCCTTCAGCCGTCCCGGCATTCATGGCAATGGCCCCCCCTACGGTTCCGGGAATTCCGGCAAGAGTTTCCAGGCCGGAAAGTCCCTGGCCGGCTGCATGGAGGCAGACTCGGGGAAGTTTGGCGGCACATCCTGCAATCAGGG
It encodes:
- the ftsZ gene encoding cell division protein FtsZ gives rise to the protein MSFTYVENEKTAKIKVIGVGGAGGNAINNMIDANLQGVQFIAANTDAQALDISKAPVKIQLGSTLTEGLGAGANPSVGHEAATESEAEIREALKDSHMVFITAGLGGGTGTGAAPVVARIAKELGALTVAVASRPFSFEGKKRLRQAEEGLEELKNVADTVITIPNDRLRGIAHKNARMVDMFKKADEILHHSVKGITDLIMVPGLVNLDFADVRTTMSKAGMALMGIGIAAGENRAVEAAERAISHPLLEDISISGAKGLLMNITSTSELTMDEMTEAMDRIYEEVGDEAEIIWGHAIDENLGEELRITVIATGIGTKEEMQARAANVIPHRAHATRNAGASTRGKVRDLTPEDLENPNIHDSGVIYRKKAVGDDISSSLQDNIPEIKKGSIDRDDLEIPTFLRRKAD
- a CDS encoding radical SAM protein, which gives rise to MARKNAPAPPPPVTETGTIRKDSRGRVRVGLVFPNTYAVAMANLGFQAVYALFNQRDEVVCERFVLPPNPEKETIRSIESGWSPEECDILAFSLSFENDYPNIPDILHGSGIPVLREKRNTENFPLIIAGGVVTFLNPEPLADFFDLFLIGEAEVLTHPFFDLFARYRHLSRTDCIRHMAKEMDGVYAPAFYAPLRDKTGRISGYKAEEGMPKTIKRVFDPHAADHATCSVITSPDSAFADTFLIEVSRGCPHGCRFCSAGFVYRPPRFRRMDVLEKAMASGKARNMKIGLMGTAVSDLKDIDRICATARTGELVLSFSSLRADAITPALLDALVAGGVKTATIAPEAGSSRMRRVINKGLDAHTILHAAERLVTAGIPNIRLYFMIGLPEETQEDITALHNLVLAIKARFLDASRKKGYMGTITVGVSPFVPKPFTPFQWSAMQTEAHLKKILKYLRKSFAPVPNIRFHDENPRNSILQALLARGDRDISRLVIALWQEKGHLARACRSIGLDPTDLLGERSFTDYLPWEIIDNGIYRPFLENELLKSRNALASPPCPMKDCGICRICRKENPCPA
- a CDS encoding cell division protein FtsQ/DivIB, translated to MSAKTLRSEKTSFHAKGKKTKPNRKRKESRPLLIPGTIRRWTVRCAGVLTLAILLIFLHDLTTQSAYFEVRSIRISGTDFLDRQSVLEQAAIHHKANLLDLNLRHVRMRLENHPWIHKAALNRKLPGTLEIEVQEEKPYVILEPAFAPDSAFWADSSGRIFKQVSEEDPKNYPRVRGLPLPDADENALWFTRVRTLITLMHTPPVVLDHRSDTVSLWVDPELGLGLADTDIASQIIFGFSDYEEKTRRLRVLLHYRRTHHHTEAVDTIDLVRPDRVVVIPAAA
- the murB gene encoding UDP-N-acetylmuramate dehydrogenase, with protein sequence MLQQPEYHKMTGRFPGLLKENEPLASHVRFRVGGPADLFCSPPDIQTLSAVMKTVSQHNIPFFIMGDGTNLLIRDGGLRGLVIRLGKNCKQIRTEGKSLIAGCAAKLPRVCLHAAGQGLSGLETLAGIPGTVGGAIAMNAGTAEGSACDHLQSLTICEKDGRIRILGKKDFSFGYRLFRWNDGTAPENRILLEARWELQPENPAVLRQKIHKALVLRKASQPVDAASAGCIFKNPDPCLPAGRLIDEAGLKGTSRGAAMVSPRHANFIINQGSAQASDILSLMACIQETVLATKGITLEREVRIVGENTPV
- the ftsA gene encoding cell division protein FtsA; amino-acid sequence: MNANGDIIVGLDIGTTKICAVVGEVSGNEIHIIGIGTHPSIGLRKGVVVNIDATVSSIRKAVEEAELMAGCEISRVYAGIAGGHITGFNSHGIIAIKGPEVTEADVERVIEAARAVAIPTDREVIHVLPQEFIVDDHFGIQNPVGMAGVRLETKIHIVTGAVASAHNIVKCCNKAGLEVIDIVLESLASGETVLSAEERELGTAMMDLGGGTTDLAVFSGNNIRHTFILPLGGNNLTNDIAIGLRAPIADAERIKIQHGTCLSGEISPEQQIEVPGMAGRESRKLPRQILGEIIEPRVEEIFSLLKREIYRAGMESHISSGIVLTGGGAMLHGITDLCESFFNLPARIGNPRGVGGLKDVIQDPNFATAVGLVLYGAKQDENCQMKVREKGTFATVLTKMKEWFKNAI